One genomic window of Desmospora activa DSM 45169 includes the following:
- a CDS encoding ABC transporter ATP-binding protein, producing MEQNALLQVKDLHVSFATYNGEVKAVRGVSFDVRKGETVAVVGESGCGKSVTSQTIMRLIPQPPGILKQGEIRFNGKDLTKLSEKEMEKIRGKEIAMIFQDPMTSLNPTMTIGRQIMEGLIKHQKMSKDKAKARALEMLRLVGIPSPESRINQYPHQFSGGMRQRAMIAIALACAPQLLIADEPTTALDVTIQAQILDLMNELKEKLNTSIILITHDLGVVAETADRVVVMYAGKVIESGTVEEIFRQPRHPYTWGLMGSMPRLDQKRTQELSPIKGTPPDLLSPPQGCPFAARCQHAMKICTQEMPETTAVGEGGSQQVACWLEHPMAPAVQPPAEVVGGGSK from the coding sequence ATGGAACAAAACGCGTTGTTACAAGTAAAGGATCTACATGTTTCCTTTGCCACATACAATGGAGAAGTAAAGGCAGTGCGCGGCGTCAGCTTTGATGTGCGTAAAGGGGAGACTGTTGCGGTGGTGGGGGAATCCGGCTGCGGCAAAAGTGTCACCTCGCAAACGATTATGCGTCTGATTCCACAGCCGCCGGGAATATTAAAGCAGGGGGAAATTCGATTTAATGGCAAAGATTTGACCAAGCTATCGGAAAAAGAGATGGAAAAAATTCGCGGAAAAGAGATTGCGATGATTTTCCAGGATCCGATGACTTCGCTCAACCCGACGATGACTATCGGCCGACAGATCATGGAAGGGTTGATCAAACATCAAAAAATGTCCAAGGATAAAGCCAAAGCACGGGCATTGGAAATGTTGCGTTTGGTGGGAATCCCCAGTCCCGAGTCCCGCATCAACCAATACCCGCACCAGTTTAGCGGCGGGATGCGCCAACGGGCGATGATCGCCATCGCCTTGGCGTGTGCACCGCAACTATTGATTGCCGATGAGCCGACTACGGCCCTGGATGTGACCATTCAGGCACAGATTTTGGACTTGATGAACGAGCTAAAAGAGAAGCTGAACACTTCCATCATCTTGATCACTCACGATCTTGGTGTCGTGGCGGAGACCGCCGACCGTGTTGTGGTGATGTATGCTGGGAAAGTGATTGAATCGGGTACAGTAGAGGAGATCTTCCGCCAACCGCGCCACCCGTATACATGGGGATTGATGGGCTCGATGCCACGCCTGGATCAAAAACGGACACAAGAACTTAGCCCAATCAAGGGGACGCCTCCGGATCTACTGTCACCGCCTCAGGGCTGCCCCTTCGCTGCCCGCTGTCAGCATGCCATGAAGATTTGTACCCAAGAGATGCCGGAGACGACTGCTGTTGGTGAGGGCGGCTCACAGCAAGTGGCATGTTGGTTGGAACATCCGATGGCACCAGCGGTGCAACCGCCGGCTGAAGTAGTGGGAGGGGGATCCAAATGA
- a CDS encoding ABC transporter ATP-binding protein, producing the protein MSVKEPRVEKVLEVKNVKKHFHMGGGQVVKAVDDVSFDVYKGETLGLVGESGCGKSTIGRTIIRLYEATDGDIRFKGRTTKKLKGRSLKEFNREMQMIFQDPYASLNPRMTVGDIIAEGLDIHDLAKGKERRARVVELLETVGLNEEHAERFPHEFSGGQRQRIGIARALAVDPDFIIADEPISALDVSIQAQVVNLMKKLQREKGLTYLFIAHDLSMVKYISDRVGVMYLGNLVELAESQELYDNPLHPYTEALLSAVPIPDPQQEGKKERIILKGDVPSPIDPPSGCRFRTRCPKAMDICGQEAPQWQEVRPMHWVSCHLYQEESLKKDGK; encoded by the coding sequence ATGAGCGTAAAAGAGCCCCGCGTGGAAAAAGTTTTGGAAGTAAAAAACGTGAAAAAGCATTTTCATATGGGCGGCGGCCAAGTCGTCAAAGCAGTGGATGATGTCAGCTTCGATGTGTATAAAGGGGAAACCCTGGGTCTTGTCGGCGAATCCGGCTGCGGGAAGTCGACGATCGGGCGGACGATTATCCGTCTGTATGAAGCGACGGACGGGGATATCCGCTTTAAGGGCCGCACCACCAAAAAACTAAAGGGACGTAGCTTAAAGGAATTTAACCGCGAGATGCAGATGATCTTCCAGGACCCTTACGCTTCCCTTAATCCGCGTATGACGGTTGGTGACATTATCGCCGAAGGGTTGGACATTCATGATTTGGCCAAGGGAAAAGAACGGCGTGCACGCGTGGTGGAGCTGTTGGAAACAGTGGGGCTCAATGAGGAGCATGCGGAGCGCTTCCCCCATGAATTTAGCGGCGGCCAACGGCAGCGAATCGGGATTGCCCGCGCACTGGCGGTAGACCCTGATTTTATCATTGCCGATGAGCCTATTTCCGCCCTGGATGTATCGATCCAAGCGCAAGTGGTCAATCTGATGAAAAAGCTGCAACGGGAAAAAGGGCTCACCTATCTCTTTATCGCCCATGATTTATCGATGGTGAAATATATCAGCGACCGTGTCGGGGTGATGTATCTGGGTAACCTGGTGGAGTTGGCGGAGAGTCAGGAACTCTACGACAATCCGCTCCATCCTTACACAGAGGCGCTTCTGTCGGCAGTGCCGATTCCCGATCCGCAGCAGGAAGGGAAGAAAGAGCGCATTATCCTAAAGGGAGACGTTCCCAGCCCCATCGATCCTCCCAGCGGCTGCCGTTTCCGTACCCGCTGTCCGAAAGCGATGGACATCTGTGGTCAGGAAGCGCCCCAATGGCAGGAAGTGCGGCCGATGCATTGGGTTTCCTGTCATCTGTATCAGGAGGAATCGCTTAAAAAAGACGGAAAGTAA
- a CDS encoding NifU family protein has product METQVQEVLDKLRPFIQRDGGDVELVEIVDGVVRVRLLGACGSCPSSTITLKAGIERALVEEVPGVTEVEQVL; this is encoded by the coding sequence ATGGAGACACAAGTACAGGAAGTCCTGGATAAACTGCGCCCCTTTATTCAACGTGACGGCGGCGATGTTGAACTGGTGGAAATCGTAGATGGCGTCGTCCGCGTTCGACTGTTGGGAGCATGCGGCAGTTGCCCCAGCTCCACCATTACGCTAAAAGCCGGGATTGAACGGGCTTTGGTGGAAGAAGTCCCTGGCGTAACCGAAGTGGAACAAGTGCTCTAA
- a CDS encoding PLP-dependent cysteine synthase family protein: MRKAVEDIKELIGATPTVRLKRFDLPHGVKIYAKLEAYNPGGSVKDRLGVALIRAAEENGKLRPGGTIIEPTAGNTGIGLALAAIGTDYRVIVVVPEKFSQEKQQLMRALGAEVVNTPTEDGMKGAIAKARELEGRIVGAYCPQQFGNPANPEIHYRTTGPEIWEQLNGNVDIFVAGAGTGGTFMGCARYLKEKNPSIKTVIVEPEGSILGGGESGPHRTEGIGMEFLPDYMEPTYFDAIYTVKDEDAFQMVAELARREGVLAASSSGAAFYAALQEARIAPAGTTIAVIFPDSSERYMSQQIYGGE, translated from the coding sequence ATGCGCAAAGCGGTTGAGGATATAAAAGAATTAATCGGCGCTACACCGACGGTACGGCTAAAACGGTTTGATCTGCCACATGGAGTTAAAATCTATGCGAAGTTGGAAGCGTATAATCCTGGCGGCAGTGTAAAGGATCGACTTGGTGTCGCTCTGATACGGGCAGCGGAAGAAAATGGGAAGCTGCGTCCGGGTGGAACGATTATTGAACCGACTGCAGGTAATACGGGAATCGGATTGGCGTTGGCCGCCATTGGCACGGATTATCGGGTGATTGTGGTTGTGCCGGAGAAGTTTTCCCAGGAAAAACAACAGTTGATGCGAGCGTTGGGGGCGGAAGTGGTGAACACACCCACCGAAGATGGGATGAAAGGGGCAATCGCAAAAGCGCGGGAGTTGGAAGGCCGCATTGTGGGCGCCTATTGCCCCCAGCAGTTTGGAAACCCGGCCAATCCGGAGATCCATTATCGTACAACCGGCCCTGAAATCTGGGAACAACTAAACGGAAACGTGGACATTTTTGTGGCCGGTGCTGGAACTGGTGGTACGTTTATGGGATGTGCCCGTTATCTAAAGGAAAAAAATCCATCTATCAAAACGGTGATCGTGGAACCGGAGGGCTCCATTTTAGGGGGTGGGGAGTCGGGTCCACACCGAACAGAAGGAATTGGGATGGAGTTTTTGCCGGATTATATGGAACCTACTTACTTTGATGCCATTTATACCGTAAAAGATGAGGATGCGTTTCAGATGGTAGCCGAATTGGCACGACGGGAAGGGGTGCTGGCCGCCAGCTCCTCCGGGGCGGCTTTTTATGCCGCTTTACAGGAAGCACGCATCGCACCTGCTGGTACCACGATTGCTGTTATCTTTCCAGACAGCAGTGAACGATATATGAGCCAACAGATCTATGGAGGAGAGTGA
- a CDS encoding bifunctional cystathionine gamma-lyase/homocysteine desulfhydrase codes for MRMDTKLIHGGVFADERTGAVSVPIYQVSTYKQDAIGQHRGYEYSRTGNPTREALELLIAELENGKRGFAFSSGMAAISTVLSLFDQGDHLVVGDDVYGGTYRVLSRVFNRLGVAVTFVDTSDVSAIQKAVQPHTKAVFLETPSNPLLKVTDIAAVAGICREQELLLIVDNTFLTPYWQNPLDLGADIVLHSATKYLGGHSDVVAGLVVVKDEELGESIHFLQNSIGGILPPHDSWLLMRGIKTLGLRMRQHEESAHQLAEWLAAREDITTVYYPGLSNHPGYDIARRQARGFGGMISFDVGDGKRAERVLENTRWFTLAESLGAVESLISVPARMTHASIPVERRRELGISDGLIRISVGVEDIDDLKEDLEQALNT; via the coding sequence ATGCGGATGGATACGAAGCTGATCCATGGAGGCGTGTTTGCAGATGAACGGACCGGTGCAGTTAGCGTTCCCATCTACCAGGTCTCCACTTATAAACAAGATGCCATCGGTCAACATCGGGGCTATGAATATTCTCGTACCGGTAACCCAACCCGAGAAGCACTGGAACTATTAATTGCTGAATTGGAGAATGGAAAGCGTGGTTTTGCTTTCTCCTCCGGAATGGCCGCCATCTCTACGGTGCTGTCGCTGTTTGATCAAGGCGATCATCTAGTGGTGGGGGATGATGTTTACGGAGGGACTTATCGCGTTCTTAGCCGTGTGTTTAATCGTTTAGGGGTAGCGGTTACCTTTGTGGATACCAGCGATGTGAGCGCGATCCAGAAGGCCGTACAGCCTCACACAAAGGCAGTATTCCTGGAGACTCCCAGCAATCCGCTTCTCAAGGTGACGGATATTGCCGCTGTTGCTGGGATCTGCCGCGAACAGGAGCTTCTGTTGATCGTCGATAATACATTCCTGACGCCTTATTGGCAAAATCCGCTCGACCTTGGAGCCGATATTGTGCTTCATAGCGCGACTAAGTACTTAGGCGGACACAGCGATGTGGTGGCCGGTTTGGTGGTAGTAAAGGATGAAGAGCTGGGTGAATCGATTCACTTTCTGCAAAACTCTATCGGTGGAATTTTACCGCCTCACGACTCGTGGCTATTGATGCGTGGCATCAAAACTTTAGGGTTACGGATGCGGCAACATGAGGAGAGTGCACACCAGTTGGCGGAATGGTTGGCGGCAAGAGAGGATATTACCACGGTCTACTATCCGGGGCTGTCCAACCATCCCGGTTACGATATCGCCCGTCGTCAGGCCCGAGGATTTGGAGGGATGATCTCTTTTGATGTTGGGGATGGAAAACGGGCAGAACGGGTACTGGAAAATACGCGTTGGTTTACACTGGCGGAAAGCTTAGGCGCCGTGGAAAGCCTGATCTCCGTACCGGCACGGATGACCCACGCTTCTATCCCTGTTGAACGTCGACGTGAGTTGGGAATCAGTGATGGCTTGATTCGGATATCCGTCGGGGTTGAGGATATCGACGATCTAAAAGAAGATTTGGAACAAGCTCTCAACACCTGA
- a CDS encoding YuzD family protein yields the protein MSKFPVEVVVYGAEELCASCVNFPSAQETASWLEAALGRKYQDAVHVHYVDINQPQGEEEAAFSRRVIEEDLWYPVVVIEGEIVGEGNPKLKSIQQKLESVGVLPVDGK from the coding sequence ATGAGCAAATTCCCTGTGGAAGTCGTAGTGTATGGAGCGGAAGAGTTATGCGCCAGCTGTGTCAATTTTCCTTCCGCTCAGGAGACGGCTTCGTGGTTGGAGGCCGCATTAGGTAGAAAATACCAGGATGCGGTTCACGTCCATTATGTTGACATCAATCAGCCACAAGGAGAAGAAGAAGCAGCATTTTCTCGTCGGGTAATCGAGGAAGATCTCTGGTATCCCGTTGTGGTGATTGAAGGGGAGATTGTGGGAGAAGGCAATCCCAAACTAAAATCGATTCAACAAAAATTGGAATCGGTGGGGGTATTACCGGTTGACGGTAAATAA
- a CDS encoding HPr family phosphocarrier protein — protein MRVERTLYVERIWSIQEMAVFVSMARELDNPITLEYRSGTANGKGLLGIVSLMMKVTTGETIRLVVSGSGASDAMAALLKQLPLGIVADPKNQNCVSHTL, from the coding sequence ATGCGGGTAGAGCGGACTTTATATGTGGAACGAATTTGGAGTATTCAGGAGATGGCTGTATTTGTTAGTATGGCGCGGGAACTGGATAACCCCATCACGTTGGAATATCGTTCCGGTACAGCGAACGGAAAAGGATTGCTGGGTATCGTCTCCCTGATGATGAAAGTGACTACCGGTGAAACCATTCGTTTGGTGGTATCCGGCTCTGGGGCTTCCGATGCGATGGCTGCTCTACTAAAGCAGCTACCGCTTGGGATTGTGGCAGATCCCAAAAATCAGAACTGTGTTTCTCATACCCTATAA
- a CDS encoding class D sortase has product MRKVAILLILSGGIILIFNGYQWWDQLRVVIRDPQLAMAVSDNWNDTQAQPTLEKGTDKTWTPERGELIGELVIPRIGAILPIVYGTDDEELAKGVGQYIGYGTVLAGQTGHSVLAGHRETVFRRAGEIEVGDRLYVKMNGYTYTYQVRKQWIVDEDDRTVIVPLKEPALTLITCYPFNLVGSAPQRYLIRAELIESVKDPNQTALHRSSVQQ; this is encoded by the coding sequence ATGCGGAAAGTGGCCATTCTCTTAATTCTCAGCGGAGGAATTATCCTCATTTTCAATGGCTATCAATGGTGGGATCAGTTGCGCGTCGTGATCCGTGATCCACAACTGGCCATGGCTGTATCCGATAACTGGAATGATACTCAGGCTCAGCCCACTCTGGAAAAAGGCACCGACAAAACATGGACTCCTGAACGGGGAGAGTTGATCGGGGAATTGGTTATCCCCCGTATCGGCGCCATTCTCCCCATCGTTTATGGAACCGATGATGAGGAGTTAGCCAAAGGGGTTGGACAGTATATCGGTTATGGTACAGTCTTGGCCGGTCAAACGGGGCATAGCGTCCTAGCCGGACATCGGGAGACCGTCTTCCGCCGCGCCGGTGAAATTGAAGTGGGAGATCGCCTCTATGTGAAAATGAACGGTTATACCTATACTTACCAAGTACGTAAGCAATGGATCGTCGATGAAGACGACCGCACGGTGATCGTTCCTCTAAAAGAACCTGCACTCACATTAATCACCTGTTATCCCTTTAATCTGGTTGGCAGCGCTCCACAACGGTACCTGATCCGGGCTGAGTTAATCGAAAGCGTCAAAGACCCCAACCAAACCGCCTTGCACCGATCATCCGTACAACAATAA
- a CDS encoding DUF1450 domain-containing protein, with amino-acid sequence MQPMVEFCLSRLTPDVLKVKEELERDPEIEVLESPCLGNCELCAQTPYAMVNGEIVTGETQQELLANIYAEIEKQQKQMEDLFDLL; translated from the coding sequence ATGCAACCGATGGTTGAGTTTTGTTTGAGCCGGTTAACTCCCGATGTATTAAAAGTGAAGGAAGAGTTGGAACGGGATCCGGAGATTGAGGTGTTGGAAAGCCCTTGTTTGGGTAATTGTGAATTGTGCGCACAAACTCCTTACGCGATGGTCAATGGGGAGATTGTGACAGGTGAAACCCAACAAGAACTACTTGCCAATATTTACGCTGAAATCGAAAAGCAGCAAAAACAGATGGAAGACCTATTTGATCTGCTTTAA